A genomic region of Oryza glaberrima chromosome 1, OglaRS2, whole genome shotgun sequence contains the following coding sequences:
- the LOC127765891 gene encoding cytochrome P450 CYP94D108-like: MELSSTSASLLLILLLTLVYFLYLHQDPKKKPRTHGLKSYPVVGTLPHFINNKDRFLEWSTGVMKRSPTHTMSFKELGLTGGVITANPANVEHILKANFGNYPKGELAVSLLEDFLGHGIFNSDGEQWLWQRKAASYEFNKRSLRNFVVDTVRFEVVERLLPLLEYAGRHGRTLDVQDVLERFAFDNICRVAFDEDPACLTEESMAAPQSAEFMRAFNDAQNAILDRFNSPAKSLWRIKKLFNMEPERRMRDSLATIHGYAERIVRERRERREARLERRDDFLSRFAASGEHSDESLRDVVTNFILAGRDTTSSALTWFFWLLSGRPDVEDKIVREIRAVRQSSAGSEGTRGATFSLDELRDMQYLHAAITESMRLYPPVPFDTHSCKEEEFLPDGTFAGKGWLVTYCAYAMGRVEDIWGADCEEFRPERWLDEAGAFRSESTFKYPVFHAGPRMCLGKEMAYIQMKSIVACVLEQFSLRYAGDAKGHPGLVVALTLRMEGGLPMKVTIRE; the protein is encoded by the coding sequence ATGGAACTCTCCTCAACCTCAGCTTCTCTCCTGCTCATCCTCCTGCTCACCCTCGTCTACTTCCTCTACCTGCACCAGGATCCCAAGAAGAAGCCTCGCACCCATGGACTCAAGTCCTACCCCGTGGTCGGCACGCTGCCGCATTTCATCAATAacaaggaccgtttccttgagTGGTCGACCGGCGTCATGAAGCGCAGCCCCACGCACACCATGTCGTTCAAGGAGCTCGGACTCACCGGCGGCGTCATCACCGCCAACCCGGCCAACGTCGAGCACATTCTCAAGGCTAACTTTGGTAACTACCCCAAGGGCGAGCTTGCCGTGTCCTTGCTCGAGGATTTTCTTGGCCACGGCATCTTCAATTCCGACGGCGAACAGTGGCTATGGCAGCGGAAGGCCGCCAGTTACGAGTTCAACAAGCGCTCGCTGAGGAACTTCGTGGTGGACACCGTCCGGTTCGAGGTCGTCGAgaggctgctgccgctgctcgaGTATGCGGGGCGCCACGGACGGACGCTGGACGTGCAAGACGTGCTCGAGCGCTTCGCGTTCGACAACATCTGCCGCGTGGCCTTCGATGAGGACCCGGCGTGCCTCACCGAGGAGAGCATGGCCGCGCCCCAGAGCGCGGAGTTCATGCGCGCGTTCAACGACGCGCAGAACGCCATCTTGGACCGGTTCAACTCGCCGGCCAAGTCGCTGTGGCGCATCAAGAAGCTCTTCAACATGGAGCCCGAGAGGCGGATGAGGGATTCACTTGCCACGATCCACGGCTACGCGGAGCGGATCGTCCGGGAGCGCAGGGAGAGAAGGGAGGCCCGGCTGGAGCGCCGCGACGACTTCCTGTCGCGCTTCGCCGCGAGCGGCGAGCACAGCGACGAGAGCCTCCGCGACGTGGTCACCAACTtcatcctcgccggccgcgACACGACGTCTTCGGCGCTGACCTGGTTCTTCTGGCTACTCTCCGGCCGGCCCGACGTGGAAGACAAGATCGTGCGCGAGATCCGCGCGGTGAGACAGTCGTCGGCCGGCAGCGAGGGAACGCGTGGCGCGACGTTCAGCTTGGACGAGCTGAGGGACATGCAGTACCTCCACGCGGCCATCACCGAGTCCATGCGTCTGTATCCGCCGGTACCCTTCGACACGCACAGCTGCAAGGAGGAGGAGTTCCTGCCGGACGGCACGTTCGCGGGGAAAGGGTGGCTGGTGACGTACTGCGCGTACGCCATGGGGCGCGTGGAGGACATCTGGGGCGCGGACTGCGAGGAGTTCAGGCCGGAGCGGTGGCTGGACGAGGCGGGCGCGTTCCGGTCGGAGAGCACGTTCAAGTACCCGGTGTTCCACGCGGGGCCGAGGATGTGCCTAGGCAAGGAGATGGCCTACATACAGATGAAGTCCATCGTGGCGTGCGTGCTCGAGCAGTTCAGCCTCCGGTACGCCGGCGACGCCAAGGGGCACCCTGGGCTCGTGGTCGCGCTTACGCTGCGGATGGAGGGTGGCTTGCCGATGAAAGTGACAATCAGGGAGTAA